A DNA window from Pseudomonas wuhanensis contains the following coding sequences:
- a CDS encoding lipase family protein has translation MSVESLAASDIPFMKGNIHACPLRGHSTSFQLVDEFGDGKAYSGLTYEVTDYEDTVYTGKLDATGSAKVENHFCGPVLLKLNDEYRGLNDDYSELVRRKHYPLPITELQVRAEKTRFFDKSGVRTLANPAKDLADPDAYYQVEVSELVKYVAHLPPLASRNAPPNTMLHTLFRQPAKTRSFTPQNKDATDGGMGAVITPADIGMFELGFAPPPPKSKGIALLPNKHHVLEVRPMRALRPMLSTGNEFCVLNLYQLSLMSTLSYTDFGQDPNTQPVETDSVTFPLRPSSGNWFGHALPQFDEIWQVDAGQTAKYYPMYEEVPYSKRLELVPFDPQLYPEVNDPELGDAQEHPANVNFLDDRNKVNKTDTQAFICHHDELILVSVRGTSEILADAWLDADAYQVPFEQGDGKVHNGFYRAAKVAYRFVVDYMEKFYSGQKLVITGHSLGGAVALILAEMLRRNKRYQPNIVLYTYGAPRAADSTFIEAAKPLNHHRIVFHNDPVPSVPSTWMNTPSNRVPMYATHGAALALHPVGGLAFFIGGIINFLGDPYGHHGQLRHFMPVVFGEGHSSSILWEPGCSTINDHGCAEALRQIDGLPKRDSFLRQVIDNGHHSMVDSYIPGCWASLRRWQETLEKRRSLVTLTEFQWVSDTLTNVSGQLSALKAKIEKLSRAYANPQRDVQAIRDLEKEVEQISQTKIRLLALHKRTITEADVYGSYADQPEWVQDSLLRWNAHLENIAREQLAMMPSPPEDNEAAIAAITGGHAVGTPFHLDIDSIV, from the coding sequence ATGAGCGTCGAATCTTTGGCTGCGAGCGATATTCCATTTATGAAAGGCAACATCCACGCTTGCCCATTGCGTGGCCACTCGACAAGTTTTCAGCTAGTCGACGAGTTCGGTGATGGCAAGGCCTACTCCGGTTTGACTTACGAAGTTACCGACTACGAAGACACCGTTTACACCGGAAAACTCGACGCCACCGGCTCTGCCAAAGTGGAAAACCACTTCTGTGGCCCGGTGTTGCTCAAACTGAACGACGAATATCGAGGACTTAATGATGATTACAGCGAATTAGTTCGCAGGAAGCATTACCCACTCCCCATTACCGAACTACAAGTGCGCGCCGAAAAAACCCGCTTTTTCGACAAATCAGGCGTACGCACTCTGGCAAATCCAGCGAAGGACCTCGCTGATCCCGATGCCTATTACCAGGTCGAAGTGAGCGAACTGGTCAAGTACGTTGCGCATTTGCCGCCCTTGGCCTCGCGCAACGCCCCACCCAACACGATGTTACACACGCTGTTCCGCCAGCCCGCAAAGACCAGATCATTCACGCCTCAGAATAAAGATGCCACGGATGGGGGAATGGGCGCTGTCATCACTCCGGCGGACATTGGCATGTTCGAACTAGGGTTCGCCCCGCCGCCGCCCAAGTCAAAAGGCATTGCCTTATTACCAAACAAACATCATGTACTGGAAGTGCGGCCGATGAGGGCGCTACGGCCGATGTTGTCGACAGGCAACGAGTTTTGCGTACTCAACCTCTATCAACTGTCACTGATGTCGACGTTGAGTTACACCGACTTTGGTCAAGACCCGAATACCCAGCCCGTCGAAACGGATAGCGTGACATTTCCACTGCGGCCCAGCAGCGGCAACTGGTTCGGTCATGCCCTGCCGCAATTTGATGAGATATGGCAAGTCGATGCCGGCCAGACTGCAAAGTATTACCCAATGTACGAAGAGGTGCCTTACTCCAAACGTCTGGAACTGGTGCCGTTCGACCCGCAGTTGTACCCCGAGGTCAACGATCCGGAATTGGGCGATGCGCAGGAACACCCGGCGAACGTGAACTTCCTCGATGATCGCAACAAAGTAAACAAGACCGACACCCAAGCCTTCATCTGCCATCACGACGAGTTGATATTGGTAAGTGTGAGGGGAACAAGTGAGATATTAGCCGACGCCTGGCTTGATGCGGATGCCTACCAGGTGCCTTTCGAACAAGGGGATGGAAAGGTACACAACGGTTTCTATAGAGCTGCCAAAGTGGCCTACAGATTTGTCGTGGACTACATGGAAAAATTCTACAGCGGGCAAAAGCTGGTAATCACCGGGCACAGCCTGGGTGGTGCGGTGGCGCTGATACTGGCTGAGATGCTGCGACGTAATAAACGGTATCAACCGAACATCGTGCTTTACACCTATGGCGCCCCCCGCGCCGCCGACTCAACCTTTATCGAAGCTGCAAAACCGCTGAACCACCATCGCATCGTCTTCCACAACGACCCCGTACCGAGCGTTCCTTCCACCTGGATGAACACGCCGTCCAACCGCGTTCCGATGTATGCCACCCACGGGGCGGCACTTGCTCTCCACCCGGTCGGTGGTTTGGCGTTTTTTATAGGCGGGATCATTAATTTCCTGGGTGACCCGTATGGGCATCACGGCCAGTTACGTCATTTCATGCCGGTGGTATTCGGCGAAGGTCACAGCTCCTCCATCCTTTGGGAACCGGGTTGCAGCACGATCAACGATCATGGTTGCGCCGAAGCGCTGCGACAGATTGATGGCTTGCCCAAGCGCGACTCATTTCTGCGGCAGGTGATAGATAACGGCCATCACTCGATGGTCGATAGCTACATTCCCGGATGCTGGGCCAGCCTGCGCCGCTGGCAGGAAACGCTGGAAAAAAGACGCTCGCTGGTGACTTTGACTGAATTCCAATGGGTCAGCGACACCCTGACAAACGTCTCAGGACAACTAAGTGCACTCAAAGCGAAAATCGAAAAGCTCTCCCGTGCTTATGCCAATCCCCAGCGAGATGTCCAAGCGATAAGGGATCTAGAAAAAGAAGTCGAACAGATCAGCCAAACCAAGATCCGCTTGCTCGCGCTGCACAAGCGGACGATCACCGAGGCTGATGTTTATGGCAGCTACGCCGATCAACCCGAGTGGGTGCAGGACAGTCTGCTTCGGTGGAATGCTCATCTGGAAAATATCGCCCGGGAACAACTGGCGATGATGCCATCCCCCCCCGAAGACAATGAAGCGGCTATTGCAGCAATCACGGGAGGGCATGCGGTGGGTACGCCGTTCCATTTAGATATTGATTCGATTGTGTAG
- a CDS encoding DUF4123 domain-containing protein, which yields MSTLEQWLFDQSRSGRELYLMLDSDGHLDERNALTKELGADQYRNLYVGTAANSMAQAGPVLIQLGTVNHPVIQSLLATPERHWGWMASAALTDLDTLVTHWRDRLVVGERPNLALYRFHDNRVLGRALSHLQPEQHADYLGPIASVCYWHAEQWTVTDNPDPGEHPLPLEPAWLKTPTPEIVYANVQFDNTRRYLIREHTEALAALATERDVDDWLWGLIQLARLWDWQQPEQVHFLLTQCLKAPSYLPPKTWQPKPEEDPAAHFERVLYWQGNAPV from the coding sequence ATGAGTACGCTTGAACAATGGCTGTTCGATCAATCCCGGTCCGGACGGGAGCTCTATCTGATGCTCGACTCGGACGGTCATCTCGACGAGCGCAATGCGTTAACCAAGGAACTGGGAGCCGATCAATACCGCAATTTGTATGTGGGCACGGCAGCTAATTCAATGGCGCAAGCAGGCCCTGTTCTTATTCAACTCGGAACCGTCAACCATCCGGTCATCCAGTCGCTGCTCGCCACGCCCGAGCGTCATTGGGGCTGGATGGCCAGCGCCGCCCTCACGGACCTTGATACCTTAGTCACACATTGGCGCGACCGGTTGGTAGTAGGCGAGCGCCCGAATCTGGCGCTGTATCGCTTCCACGATAATCGCGTACTGGGACGCGCCCTGAGCCATCTGCAACCTGAGCAGCACGCCGATTATCTGGGGCCGATCGCCAGCGTCTGTTACTGGCACGCGGAGCAATGGACAGTCACGGACAACCCTGACCCCGGCGAACACCCGCTACCGCTCGAACCGGCGTGGCTGAAAACCCCGACGCCGGAGATTGTCTACGCGAACGTGCAGTTCGATAACACGCGCCGCTACCTGATCCGTGAGCACACCGAAGCCTTGGCTGCCCTTGCCACAGAGCGCGATGTGGATGACTGGTTGTGGGGCTTGATTCAATTGGCCCGTTTATGGGACTGGCAGCAACCGGAGCAGGTGCATTTTTTGCTGACTCAGTGCTTGAAGGCGCCGAGTTACCTGCCGCCCAAGACATGGCAACCGAAGCCGGAAGAGGACCCAGCGGCGCATTTTGAGCGGGTGCTTTATTGGCAGGGAAATGCGCCTGTATGA
- a CDS encoding type VI secretion system tip protein VgrG, translating into MFAPANAAHFTFLIPTLRNDFKVLAFEGTEAMSTLYSIRIELVSEYADFDLESLLSQPAFLQFGLNGEGIHGRIEDVLIGEAGRRLTRYYLTLVPALHYLQFSHNQRIFQHLTVPQIIAQVFKGHGIQADAFTFNIATNHEREYCTQYGENDFEFVQRLCAEDGIAWHHQHSRESHLLVFTDDQTCFPKLGETPYQQDSGMVAEHSVVSQFSLRFSTRPSTTTRRHYDLKRPSLLLESCFTAEFTPELEDYRYPLLFESEKRGKQLARLALERHRTDYQLAEGESDQSTLRSGHFFSLTQHPRETYNDLWLLLSVTHAGKQPQVLEESITSTAEPEDGFTQGYRNRFSAIPWDVCYRPTMPPRKPVLVCQIARVTGPPGEEIYCDEYGRVRVEFPWDRAELNSEKSSCWLRVASSLAGEGFGAVTIPRVGMEVVVTFQEGDPDQPLITGCVANKVTSVAHQLPENKTRTVLRSQSSPRNGGYNELSIEDRVGQERIYLRAQRDIEQLILNDSHSLISNDRFEQVDNNSTSLIKGEEFHTTQGVRSTVIGADELITISGNSSTTSAGSLVIQAGQQAHVTATNVVIDAGMSLTLKAGGHHIVINAGGIFSSVPIVEGGAPLAGIQPLQALQAVPSNSNPVIASPLSIVAGARQWAADYCPLCEACLAGQCSIGEVA; encoded by the coding sequence ATGTTCGCCCCGGCCAATGCTGCTCATTTCACGTTTTTGATCCCAACGCTTCGCAACGATTTCAAAGTGCTGGCCTTTGAAGGCACTGAAGCCATGAGCACCTTGTATTCGATCCGGATTGAGCTGGTTAGCGAATACGCTGATTTCGATCTGGAAAGCTTGCTCAGCCAGCCAGCGTTTCTCCAGTTCGGCCTCAATGGTGAAGGCATTCATGGCCGTATCGAAGATGTGCTCATAGGTGAAGCTGGTAGACGCCTGACCCGTTACTACCTGACTCTGGTGCCCGCGCTGCACTACTTGCAGTTCAGCCACAACCAACGGATTTTTCAGCACCTGACGGTGCCGCAAATCATCGCTCAGGTCTTCAAGGGGCATGGCATTCAGGCCGATGCTTTCACCTTCAACATCGCAACGAATCACGAGCGCGAGTACTGCACTCAATACGGGGAAAATGATTTCGAGTTCGTCCAGCGGCTGTGCGCCGAGGATGGCATCGCCTGGCACCACCAGCACTCCCGGGAAAGCCACCTGCTGGTGTTCACCGACGACCAGACCTGCTTCCCCAAGTTGGGCGAAACCCCTTATCAGCAAGACTCCGGCATGGTGGCGGAGCATTCGGTCGTCAGCCAGTTTTCCCTGCGTTTCAGCACCCGCCCCAGCACGACCACCCGCCGACACTACGACCTTAAACGCCCGAGTCTGTTGCTGGAAAGTTGCTTCACCGCCGAGTTCACTCCTGAGCTTGAAGACTATCGCTACCCGCTGTTATTCGAGAGCGAAAAACGCGGTAAACAGCTCGCTCGGCTGGCGCTGGAACGGCACCGTACCGATTACCAATTGGCCGAAGGCGAAAGCGACCAGTCGACCCTGCGCAGCGGTCATTTCTTCAGCCTGACGCAACACCCACGCGAAACGTACAACGATCTATGGCTGCTGCTCAGTGTCACTCACGCTGGAAAACAACCCCAGGTGCTTGAAGAGTCGATCACCAGCACTGCCGAACCTGAGGACGGTTTTACCCAGGGCTACCGCAACCGCTTCAGCGCGATTCCCTGGGACGTGTGTTATCGGCCAACGATGCCTCCCCGAAAACCTGTGCTGGTCTGCCAGATCGCGCGCGTCACAGGCCCCCCCGGAGAAGAAATTTATTGCGATGAGTACGGCAGGGTTCGCGTCGAGTTTCCTTGGGATCGGGCAGAGCTCAACAGCGAGAAAAGCAGTTGCTGGTTAAGGGTTGCATCCAGTTTGGCGGGCGAAGGTTTTGGGGCAGTGACCATCCCGCGCGTCGGCATGGAAGTGGTGGTGACATTTCAGGAGGGCGATCCGGATCAACCGTTGATCACCGGTTGCGTGGCCAACAAGGTCACTTCCGTCGCTCATCAATTGCCCGAGAACAAGACCAGAACTGTCCTGCGCAGCCAAAGCTCGCCGCGCAATGGCGGCTACAACGAACTGTCGATTGAAGACCGCGTCGGGCAGGAAAGAATCTACCTGCGCGCCCAACGCGACATCGAGCAACTGATCCTCAACGACAGCCACAGCCTGATCAGCAACGACCGCTTCGAGCAAGTGGACAACAACAGCACCAGCCTGATCAAGGGCGAGGAATTCCACACCACCCAAGGCGTGCGTAGCACGGTGATCGGCGCTGATGAGCTGATCACTATCAGCGGCAATAGCAGCACGACGTCCGCGGGGTCGCTGGTGATTCAGGCCGGGCAACAGGCGCATGTCACCGCCACTAACGTGGTGATCGACGCGGGCATGAGCCTGACGCTCAAGGCGGGTGGTCACCACATCGTTATCAATGCCGGCGGGATTTTCAGCAGCGTGCCCATTGTCGAGGGCGGAGCGCCACTGGCGGGTATTCAGCCGCTACAGGCGCTTCAGGCTGTACCCAGCAATTCGAATCCCGTCATCGCCAGCCCACTGTCTATCGTCGCCGGCGCCCGACAGTGGGCGGCGGATTACTGCCCGCTTTGTGAGGCTTGTCTCGCTGGCCAATGCAGCATTGGAGAAGTCGCATGA
- the tssA gene encoding type VI secretion system protein TssA: MSYSSKLSAHYLELAKASVSKENFAGEDVRFSSEYEALESELGKASSMHESGQIDWLKIRENSENLLRTQSKDLRVGAWLTWALYQRESFQGLLAGLGLLHHLCENHWAEIHPNKARTRSAAISWLVPRLEQVLNENVAIKEQLPLFRRLVEHLEGLDAACTEHLDDDAPLLLPISRRLKNMVQRAADNQPEPGVVGAAVAQVKQAATQLFTPGAPIDNEKEAHKALRAQQENARPLCAWWLKQKATDLRALRLNRTLLWLPIDAVPERNAEQITVLRGVPADKLKAYQDRYDQGKYADLLVELEASLAKAPFWFDGQRMVWECLQGLNAEMAMREVEIHFALLVQRLPGIIELRFHDGAPFADPATRAWISANVMPHLQSASAPRKVEVADTQPAWELALEEVLPILRKDGLKAAVQILKQGLQSAHGGRVRFFWQFALARLCFMAKKYELAKTQLETLDQTLQDSGLHAWEPDLALEVLHLLHSCCELLPQNHAVRERKEEIYRRLCHLDLEVVLE; this comes from the coding sequence ATGTCCTACTCAAGCAAACTTTCCGCCCATTACCTTGAACTCGCAAAAGCCTCTGTTTCAAAAGAGAATTTCGCGGGCGAGGATGTTCGCTTTTCGAGCGAATATGAGGCGTTGGAAAGCGAGCTGGGTAAAGCCTCGTCCATGCACGAAAGCGGTCAGATCGACTGGCTGAAAATCCGCGAAAACAGTGAAAATCTGCTGCGCACCCAATCCAAGGATTTGCGTGTTGGCGCGTGGCTGACCTGGGCGCTGTACCAGCGTGAATCCTTCCAGGGGCTGCTGGCCGGCCTCGGTTTGTTGCACCACCTTTGTGAAAATCACTGGGCCGAAATCCACCCGAACAAGGCCCGCACTCGCTCCGCTGCCATCAGTTGGCTGGTGCCGCGTCTTGAGCAGGTGCTGAACGAAAACGTCGCGATCAAAGAGCAGCTACCGCTGTTCCGCCGTCTGGTCGAGCATCTGGAAGGTCTCGACGCCGCGTGCACCGAGCACCTGGACGATGACGCGCCGTTGCTGCTGCCGATCTCCCGTCGCTTGAAAAACATGGTCCAGCGCGCCGCCGACAATCAGCCGGAGCCCGGTGTGGTGGGCGCCGCGGTGGCCCAGGTCAAGCAGGCCGCGACCCAGCTGTTCACTCCCGGCGCGCCGATCGATAACGAGAAAGAAGCCCACAAGGCCCTGCGCGCCCAGCAGGAGAACGCCCGTCCGTTGTGTGCCTGGTGGCTCAAACAGAAAGCCACCGACTTGCGCGCCCTGCGCCTCAATCGCACGTTGTTGTGGTTGCCCATCGATGCGGTGCCTGAGCGTAACGCCGAGCAAATCACCGTTCTGCGTGGCGTGCCGGCGGACAAACTCAAGGCCTATCAGGACCGCTACGATCAAGGGAAATACGCAGATCTGCTGGTAGAGCTGGAGGCGAGCCTGGCGAAAGCGCCGTTCTGGTTCGATGGCCAGCGAATGGTCTGGGAATGCCTTCAGGGGCTGAACGCCGAGATGGCGATGCGCGAAGTGGAAATCCACTTCGCGCTTTTGGTTCAGCGCCTGCCCGGCATCATCGAATTGCGTTTCCATGACGGCGCGCCGTTCGCCGATCCGGCCACCCGCGCCTGGATCAGCGCCAACGTCATGCCGCACCTGCAAAGCGCCAGTGCGCCGCGCAAGGTCGAAGTCGCCGATACCCAGCCGGCCTGGGAACTGGCCCTGGAAGAAGTCTTGCCGATTCTGCGCAAGGACGGCCTCAAGGCCGCCGTGCAGATTCTCAAGCAGGGCTTGCAAAGTGCCCACGGCGGGCGGGTCCGATTTTTCTGGCAGTTCGCCCTCGCGCGGCTGTGTTTCATGGCCAAGAAATACGAACTGGCCAAGACCCAACTCGAAACCCTCGACCAAACATTACAGGACTCAGGCCTGCACGCCTGGGAGCCCGATCTTGCGCTGGAAGTGCTGCATTTGCTGCATAGCTGCTGCGAGTTGTTACCGCAGAACCATGCAGTGCGTGAACGCAAGGAAGAGATTTATCGCAGGCTGTGCCACCTCGATCTTGAAGTGGTACTCGAATAG
- the tssB gene encoding type VI secretion system contractile sheath small subunit, translating into MAKEGSVAPKERINVTFKPATGGAQEEIELPLKLLAIGDYTHRKDERKVEDRKPISIDKMTFDEVLAKQELSLTLSVPNRLQEDGEADELAVQLRVNSMKDFNPASLVEQVPELKKLMELRDALVALKGPLGNAPAFRKAIEGVLADDESRGRVLGELGLNAAAPDA; encoded by the coding sequence ATGGCCAAAGAAGGCTCGGTAGCCCCCAAGGAACGCATCAACGTCACCTTCAAACCCGCCACCGGCGGTGCTCAGGAAGAGATTGAACTGCCGCTGAAACTACTGGCAATCGGTGACTACACCCACCGCAAGGACGAACGCAAAGTCGAAGATCGCAAGCCGATCAGCATCGACAAGATGACCTTCGACGAAGTGCTGGCCAAGCAAGAGCTGAGCCTGACCCTGAGCGTGCCGAACCGTCTGCAGGAAGATGGCGAAGCCGACGAGTTGGCCGTGCAACTGCGCGTCAACTCGATGAAAGACTTCAACCCGGCCTCGCTGGTCGAGCAAGTGCCTGAGCTGAAAAAACTGATGGAACTGCGCGACGCGCTGGTGGCCCTCAAAGGCCCGCTGGGTAACGCGCCTGCGTTCCGCAAAGCCATCGAAGGCGTGCTCGCCGACGACGAATCCCGCGGTCGCGTACTGGGTGAGCTGGGCCTGAACGCCGCCGCCCCGGACGCCTGA
- the tssC gene encoding type VI secretion system contractile sheath large subunit: MSTSAAQQKSNENGEYSILDSIIAETRLTPDDEAYDIAKRGVSAFIEELLKPQNNGEPVKKAMVDRMIAEIDAKLSRQMDEILHHPDFQSLESSWRGLQLLVDRTNFRENIKIEILNVSKDDLLDDFEDSPEVMQSGLYKHIYTAEYGQFGGQPVGAIIANYFMSPSSPDVKLMQYVSSVACMSHAPFIAAAGPKFFGLESFTGLPDLKDLKDHFEGPQFAKWQSFRQSEDSRYVGLTVPRFLLRNPYDPEENPVKSFVYKETVANSHEHYLWGNTAYAFGTKLTDSFAKFRWCPNIIGPQSGGAVEDLPLHHFESMGEIETKIPTEVLVSDRREYELAEEGFISLTMRKGSDNAAFFSASSVQKPKFFGISAEGKAAELNYKLGTQLPYMMIVNRLAHYLKVLQREQLGSWKERTDLELELNKWIRQYVADQENPSAEVRGRRPLRAAQIIVSDVEGEPGWYRVSLNVRPHFKYMGADFTLSLVGKLDKE, encoded by the coding sequence ATGAGCACTAGCGCAGCACAGCAAAAGAGCAACGAGAACGGCGAATACAGCATTCTCGACAGCATCATCGCCGAAACCCGCCTGACCCCGGACGACGAAGCCTACGACATCGCCAAACGCGGTGTGTCGGCGTTCATCGAAGAGCTGCTCAAGCCGCAGAACAACGGTGAGCCGGTCAAGAAGGCCATGGTCGACCGCATGATCGCCGAGATCGATGCCAAGCTCAGCCGTCAGATGGACGAAATCCTGCACCACCCGGACTTCCAGTCCCTGGAATCGTCGTGGCGTGGCCTGCAGTTGCTGGTCGACCGCACCAACTTCCGCGAAAACATCAAGATCGAAATCCTCAACGTCTCCAAGGACGACCTGCTGGACGATTTCGAAGATTCGCCAGAAGTGATGCAATCGGGCCTGTACAAGCACATCTACACCGCTGAATACGGTCAGTTCGGTGGTCAGCCTGTAGGCGCAATCATCGCCAACTACTTCATGTCCCCAAGCTCGCCGGACGTGAAACTGATGCAGTACGTGTCCAGCGTTGCCTGCATGTCGCACGCGCCGTTCATCGCGGCTGCCGGCCCGAAATTCTTCGGCCTGGAAAGCTTCACCGGTCTGCCGGACCTGAAAGATCTGAAAGATCACTTCGAAGGCCCGCAATTCGCCAAATGGCAGAGCTTCCGTCAGTCGGAAGACTCCCGTTACGTTGGCCTGACCGTGCCGCGTTTCCTGCTGCGTAACCCGTACGACCCGGAAGAAAACCCGGTCAAATCGTTCGTGTACAAAGAAACCGTCGCCAACAGCCACGAGCACTACCTGTGGGGCAACACCGCCTACGCGTTCGGCACCAAGCTGACCGACAGCTTCGCCAAATTCCGCTGGTGCCCGAACATCATCGGCCCGCAGAGCGGTGGCGCGGTTGAAGACCTGCCGTTGCACCACTTCGAAAGCATGGGCGAAATCGAAACCAAGATTCCTACCGAGGTATTGGTTAGCGACCGTCGTGAATACGAACTGGCCGAGGAAGGTTTCATCTCCCTGACCATGCGTAAAGGCTCCGACAACGCGGCGTTCTTCTCCGCAAGCTCGGTGCAGAAGCCGAAGTTCTTCGGCATCAGCGCTGAAGGCAAGGCAGCGGAGCTGAACTACAAGCTCGGCACCCAACTGCCGTACATGATGATCGTCAACCGCCTGGCTCACTACTTGAAAGTGCTGCAGCGCGAGCAACTCGGTTCGTGGAAAGAACGCACCGACCTCGAGCTGGAACTCAACAAGTGGATCCGCCAGTACGTGGCCGACCAGGAAAACCCGAGCGCCGAAGTTCGTGGCCGTCGTCCGCTGCGCGCTGCCCAAATCATCGTCAGCGATGTTGAAGGCGAGCCGGGCTGGTACCGCGTCAGCCTGAACGTGCGCCCGCACTTCAAGTACATGGGTGCCGATTTCACCCTGTCGCTGGTTGGCAAGCTGGACAAAGAGTAA
- the tssE gene encoding type VI secretion system baseplate subunit TssE, whose protein sequence is MTGYGSLFERLGGDADKRVGWSREVSAMASVAAHLAKMLSTRAGSVQTLSDYGLPDLNDMRLSLHDSLSQARLAIENFIEAYEPRLSNVRVISLPRDNDQLRLSFSIEGLLEVDGFKRQVSFAARLDGSGQVKVN, encoded by the coding sequence ATGACTGGATACGGCAGCCTTTTCGAACGCCTGGGTGGCGACGCGGACAAACGCGTCGGCTGGAGCCGCGAGGTTTCCGCCATGGCGTCGGTGGCTGCCCATCTGGCCAAGATGCTCAGCACCCGTGCGGGCAGCGTGCAAACGCTGTCCGATTACGGGCTACCCGATCTCAATGACATGCGCCTGAGCCTGCACGACTCCCTGAGTCAGGCCCGTCTGGCCATCGAAAATTTCATCGAAGCCTACGAGCCACGCCTGAGCAATGTGCGTGTCATTTCCCTGCCGCGTGACAACGATCAGCTTCGCCTGTCCTTCAGCATTGAAGGCTTGCTGGAAGTTGATGGTTTCAAGCGTCAGGTCAGTTTCGCCGCGCGCCTGGATGGCAGCGGTCAAGTAAAGGTCAATTAA
- a CDS encoding PAAR domain-containing protein — MSGKPAARVSDPTACPLPGHGTNPIAAGSGDVFFDGLAAARQGDASACGGAMSGGLATTVLINGKPAATVDSVGTHGNKVTAGSGTVIIGNSHSPAPFVAPLPVIIPGFDEQFVLTDKSGTPMANRRYLLIRENGLQEEGVTSDTGLTHRVARHNSAEKVDIYVASED, encoded by the coding sequence ATGTCCGGCAAACCCGCAGCACGCGTATCCGACCCCACCGCTTGCCCGCTCCCCGGCCACGGCACCAACCCGATCGCCGCCGGTTCCGGCGATGTGTTCTTCGACGGCCTCGCGGCCGCCCGCCAAGGCGATGCCTCGGCGTGTGGTGGTGCGATGTCGGGCGGGTTGGCGACGACGGTTTTGATTAACGGAAAACCGGCCGCCACGGTGGATTCCGTCGGGACTCATGGCAACAAGGTTACGGCTGGGTCCGGGACGGTGATTATCGGGAATTCGCATTCGCCGGCGCCGTTTGTGGCGCCGTTGCCTGTGATTATTCCTGGGTTTGATGAGCAGTTTGTCTTGACTGATAAGAGCGGAACTCCTATGGCAAACCGTCGATATCTGTTGATCCGAGAAAATGGCCTACAAGAAGAAGGTGTTACCAGTGATACAGGTCTGACTCATCGAGTGGCGCGGCACAATAGTGCGGAAAAAGTCGATATCTACGTTGCATCAGAGGATTGA